ATCATCCTCGCGACGGCCCGCGATTGATGAGCCGCCTGCTTGCTCTCATCATCCTAACACTTTATGGTGGCGACCGAAGCGAATTGCCGAAAGCATTGTTGCAAACTGACTTCGTTCCAATTCGCGACTGGCGGTCACGTGTTCTTTCTACTTAGAAGAAGGCAAATTTACATGAAGAAGATGACTCTCGCATTGCTGCTCGGTTTGGTCGTTGTTGGTTGCGAGCCGAAACCTGCTCCAAAAACGGAAACACCCGCCGCGAAGACGGAATCCGCGACACCTGCCGAAACACCTGCAGCCAAGCCTGAAACCCCCGCCGAAACGCCAGCTGACAAGCCTGCCGAAAAGCCAGCAGAGACCCCAGCTGAAGGCGAAAAGGCTCCTGAAGCTCCTAAGTAAGCTCGACCTCGCCTTTGGCGAATCGAACTGCTCATGATGCGCGGAGTGATCGATGTCCTTGGGGAACTTTCCGTCCAGCTCTATCCGCTTTGTCGGCTGGACGCGGTCCGAAATCGACACTCCGTGCCTTTGCCTTGACCTCGCCGCGTTTGAGTCAAATCTCAAATCAGTGGCATCAAGGGTTTCTGCTGCGGGAAAGCACTGGCGGCCTCACGCAAAGTGCCACAAATCACCCGAAATCGCGCTACGCTGTCTTGAACAGGGCGCGATCGGAATCACCTGTGCAAAAGTGTCCGAAGCGGAAGTCTTTGCCTCTGCCGGAATCAAGGATCTGTTGATTGCCCATCTTCCGGTGGGAGCCGGGCGCGTTCGACGGCTCGCAGAACTTTGCCGGTCAGCCGCCCCGATCGTCACGTGTGATCACTACGTCCAGGCCGCCGAGCTTTCCGCCGAATGTGTGCGACTGGGCGTCCGCTGCAGGGCACTGGTCGAGCTCAACATCGGCATGAATCGAACCGGAGTCCGCCCGGGACGTGACGCGCGCGAGCTGGCTCACGGAATTCAAAGACTGCCCGGACTGCAACTCGTCGGCATCATGGGCTACGAAGGCCACGCGATGTCTCTGACGGACCCGATCGAGAAACGCGACTGCATCGATGCCGCCTTGGGAATTCTCTCGCATGCCCGCGACCTTTATCGCAAGAACGGACTTTGTTGCGACATCGTCAGCGCGGGGGGAACCGGCTCGCTGCAACAAGCACTGCTTTGTCCGGCGTTGACCGAAGTGCAAGCAGGCGGCGCCATTTTTGGCGATCCCTACTATTTACAGATGCCCGATGTGCAAGGCCTGACATCCGCACTGACCCTGCTGACGACAGTCGTCAGCCGCCCCTCGTATGACTGCGCCGTACTCGACGCGGGCTTGAAAGCGATGACCGCCGATAAGCAGATGCCGATCGTAAAAGGCTGGGACGACGCCCGCATTCAGCGCCTGAGCGCCGAGCATACCGTGCTGGAATTGGGCCCCAGTTCACGAGAATTGCGGATCGGCGACCAGGTGGAACTCGTGGTAGGATATTCCGACCTCACAACAATGCTGCATGACGAGTTTCTGTGCTTTCGCGGGAATCGACTCGAAGCGGTCTGGCCGATTTCCGCCCGCGGCAAATTCATTTGAACTCGGTCACGCGAGATCCGTGGCAGTGGGCATCACAAATGCAATCGATCGGACAAACCGGACTGCGTGTCCCTCCACTCGGATTCGGCACATTCAAGATTGGACGCAATCAAAATGTGAAATATCCCCATCCGTATGAGTTGCCTGGCGCCGCAGAGGCCACTCGATTGCTCAATTCCATCCTCGATCTCGGCTGTACGCTCATCGATACCGCGCCCGCGTATGGACTCAGCGAATCGCGCATTGGAGAGGCGATCAGTCATCGCCGCCAGGAGTTCGTCTTGTCGACGAAAGTCGGTGAGCGATTTGAAGAGGGTCATTCAACATTCGATTTTTCCTCGTCCGGCGTGCGTATGAGCGTCGAACGCAGCCTGCGAGCATTGAAAACCGACGTCCTGGATATCGTGCTGATTCATTCGAATGGTGAGGATCAGACGATTCTTGAGCAGACAGACATCGTCGCCACTCTGCAGGAACTCCGTTCGCGCGGCTTCATTCGTGCCATCGGGCTTTCGGGGAAGACCGTCGATGGCGCACGACTCGCGCTGAAATGGGCCGACCTCCTGATGATCGAGTACCACCTGCAGGACACAAGCCATGCCGTGGTGATCGATCAAGCAGCCGATGCAGGAGTTCCCGTCTTCGTTAAAAAGGGGCTCTCTTCGGGCCGATTGAATCCGCAGGGGTCGATCGAGTTTGTCCTGAGCAACCCCAATGTGACCAGCCTGATCGTCGGCGGAATGGACTTCGATCACTTTCG
This genomic interval from Schlesneria paludicola DSM 18645 contains the following:
- a CDS encoding aldo/keto reductase, which encodes MQSIGQTGLRVPPLGFGTFKIGRNQNVKYPHPYELPGAAEATRLLNSILDLGCTLIDTAPAYGLSESRIGEAISHRRQEFVLSTKVGERFEEGHSTFDFSSSGVRMSVERSLRALKTDVLDIVLIHSNGEDQTILEQTDIVATLQELRSRGFIRAIGLSGKTVDGARLALKWADLLMIEYHLQDTSHAVVIDQAADAGVPVFVKKGLSSGRLNPQGSIEFVLSNPNVTSLIVGGMDFDHFRENWNTARKVRTI
- a CDS encoding DSD1 family PLP-dependent enzyme, whose protein sequence is MSLGNFPSSSIRFVGWTRSEIDTPCLCLDLAAFESNLKSVASRVSAAGKHWRPHAKCHKSPEIALRCLEQGAIGITCAKVSEAEVFASAGIKDLLIAHLPVGAGRVRRLAELCRSAAPIVTCDHYVQAAELSAECVRLGVRCRALVELNIGMNRTGVRPGRDARELAHGIQRLPGLQLVGIMGYEGHAMSLTDPIEKRDCIDAALGILSHARDLYRKNGLCCDIVSAGGTGSLQQALLCPALTEVQAGGAIFGDPYYLQMPDVQGLTSALTLLTTVVSRPSYDCAVLDAGLKAMTADKQMPIVKGWDDARIQRLSAEHTVLELGPSSRELRIGDQVELVVGYSDLTTMLHDEFLCFRGNRLEAVWPISARGKFI